Proteins from one Nomia melanderi isolate GNS246 chromosome 3, iyNomMela1, whole genome shotgun sequence genomic window:
- the aln gene encoding divergent protein kinase domain 1C isoform X2, translating to MSTHRKGDAIGILCDPLCAERGIHSLACETLHAGKEAVFSAHWEATRLVFKASRTKTTAEQFESLYWTDASGMKHFPSEEDFGNMIRDLVVSKLNVTLARHQLERLTRLRTHRVETEPTRRQLEMENLWPLLQENEYLISILYEDRDIFPQLIGTCGTFYAVEYVRPIETPTTVLALSDSKPEWAKRLKLAVMILDLLEELDTNFPEPIHLCDVKINHFGLPLGGQKLKFLDLDAAFPKTIISRITSDKKACKRHEDCDYFDCRTVCSKNKRCESPVLNNNLQIVCEKIFLGWTLSGTIIIPGLLMSEHTTSTLAVLLRQCANPAGDIEHLPRAAVPDSLKTRLYNMLHEMEQEIAASV from the exons TACGCACAGAAAAGGAGACGCAATAGGAATTCTGTGCGACCCGCTATGCGCAGAAAGGGGTATTCATTCGCTCGCGTGCGAAACGCTGCATGCCGGCAAAGAAGCTGTTTTCTCCGCGCACTGGGAAGCGACGCGACTAGTATTCAAAGCTTCAAg AACGAAGACTACGGCTGAGCAGTTCGAGTCGCTCTACTGGACGGACGCGTCCGGCATGAAGCATTTCCCATCGGAGGAGGACTTCGGCAACATGATCAGGGATCTGGTCGTCAGCAAGTTGAACGTGACGCTGGCTCGGCATCAATTAGAGAGGCTGACGCGTCTTCGGACGCATCGCGTAGAAACGGAGCCGACTAGGCGACAGCTCGAGATGGAGAACCTTTGGCCGTTGCTGCAGGAGAACGAGTACCTGATCAGCATCCTTTACGAAGACAGGGACATTTTTCCGCAGCTGATTGGCACGTGCGGTACGTTCTACGCGGTCGAGTACGTAAGGCCTATCGAGACGCCCACGACGGTCCTCGCGCTATCCGATTCGAAACCGGAATGGGCGAAACGTCTGAAACTGGCTGTGATGATACTGGACCTGCTCGAGGAACTGGACACCAATTTCCCGGAGCCGATCCATCTGTGCGACGTGAAGATAAACCATTTCGGTCTGCCGCTGGGCGGCCAGAAGCTCAAGTTCCTCGACCTGGACGCCGCGTTTCCTAAAACGATTATCAGCCGTATCACGTCCGACAAGAAGGCCTGCAAGAGACACGAGGACTGCGACTACTTCGACTGCAGAACGGTCTGCTCGAAGAACAAGCGATGCGAGTCACCTGTGCTGAACAATAATTTGCAG ATCGTGTGTGAGAAGATATTTCTCGGTTGGACTCTATCCGGAACTATCATAATACCCGGCCTACTCATGTCGGAGCACACCACCAGCACTTTGGCAGTGTTGTTACGGCAATGCGCGAACCCAGCTGGCGACATCGAGCACTTGCCCCGTGCTGCTGTTCCTGACAGCTTGAAAACACGACTGTACAATATGCTACACGAAATGGAACAGGAAATCGCCGCTTCTGTCTAG